A genome region from Nocardiopsis exhalans includes the following:
- a CDS encoding chaplin family protein has product MLKKALAATAIAAAAGSVLFAGAPAMANSNVFTSGNGSILGGNQIVADLDVPINVCGNAIAVLGVAGASCTNSDAKVLN; this is encoded by the coding sequence ATGCTGAAGAAGGCTCTCGCCGCCACGGCCATCGCCGCTGCCGCTGGCAGCGTCCTGTTCGCCGGCGCCCCGGCCATGGCCAACAGCAACGTCTTCACCTCCGGCAACGGCAGCATCCTCGGCGGCAACCAGATCGTCGCCGACCTGGACGTGCCGATCAACGTCTGCGGCAACGCCATCGCCGTCCTGGGTGTCGCCGGTGCTTCCTGCACCAACTCCGACGCCAAGGTGCTGAACTAG
- a CDS encoding Rossmann-like and DUF2520 domain-containing protein: METTEARPARLRVGVVGAGRVGSALGNALARAGHKVVAASAVSEASVARVEGRLPGARILEPAQVAEASDLVLLTVPDDALPDLVEGLAATGTDLRGKIIVHASGAHGYGILAPATIAGALPLALHPAMTFTGRDEDIDRLANCAFGVTAPEQLRPIAEALVVEMGAEPVWIAEDKRTLYHAALAGGANHLVTLVADSASLLSAAGVPEPGRMLAPMLSAALDNALRLGIHGLSGPVLRGDAGTVAGHVEQLRETAPESVASYVELARLTADRAINAGMLKPEDAARLLDVLRR; this comes from the coding sequence ATGGAGACGACAGAGGCGCGCCCCGCGCGCCTGCGCGTCGGCGTCGTCGGGGCCGGCCGGGTCGGCTCAGCCCTCGGCAACGCCTTGGCGCGGGCCGGACACAAGGTCGTGGCCGCCTCGGCGGTCTCCGAAGCCTCGGTCGCCAGGGTCGAGGGACGCCTGCCCGGCGCGCGGATCCTCGAACCCGCCCAGGTGGCCGAAGCCAGTGACCTCGTTCTGCTGACGGTCCCCGACGACGCCCTCCCCGACCTGGTCGAGGGCCTGGCCGCCACCGGCACCGACCTGCGCGGCAAGATCATCGTGCACGCCAGCGGCGCCCACGGCTACGGGATCCTCGCCCCCGCCACCATCGCCGGGGCCCTCCCTCTGGCCCTGCATCCGGCGATGACCTTCACCGGCCGGGACGAGGACATCGACAGGCTCGCCAACTGTGCCTTCGGTGTGACCGCGCCCGAACAGCTCCGCCCCATCGCCGAGGCCCTGGTGGTCGAGATGGGCGCCGAGCCGGTGTGGATCGCCGAGGACAAGCGCACCCTCTACCACGCGGCCCTCGCGGGCGGGGCCAACCACCTGGTCACCCTGGTCGCCGACAGCGCCTCCCTGCTCAGTGCGGCCGGGGTTCCCGAACCGGGCCGGATGCTCGCACCCATGCTCAGCGCCGCCCTGGACAACGCCCTGCGCCTGGGCATCCACGGCCTCAGCGGGCCCGTTCTGCGCGGTGACGCCGGAACCGTGGCCGGACACGTGGAGCAGCTGCGCGAGACCGCGCCCGAGAGCGTGGCCAGCTACGTCGAGCTCGCCCGGCTCACCGCCGACCGCGCCATCAACGCGGGGATGCTCAAACCCGAGGACGCCGCACGCCTGTTGGACGTCCTGCGGCGCTGA
- the panC gene encoding pantoate--beta-alanine ligase, translating into MTETAPPGSSGRPAGAPAVVRTPAELRRALADAGRVGLVPTMGALHGGHRTLMRLAREQADTVVVSIFVNPLQFGPNEDLDRYPRDLPGDTALCGEEDVDVVFAPEVATMYPLPQMVTVDAGAMGERLEGASRPGHFTGVLTVVSKLFNLVRPDFAVFGAKDAQQIALVRRLVADLNLPVEIVGAPTLRDPDGLASSSRNVFLDAAQRTSALALSRALRTGAEAAPAGAEAVREAARAVLDEAAEATPPVELDYLALVDPATFADAPADHRGEAVLAVAARVGTTRLIDNVSVTLAERDPR; encoded by the coding sequence ATGACCGAAACCGCTCCGCCCGGATCCTCGGGCAGGCCAGCTGGCGCTCCCGCCGTCGTCCGCACGCCCGCGGAACTGCGCCGGGCCCTGGCCGACGCGGGCCGGGTGGGCCTGGTCCCCACCATGGGAGCCCTGCACGGCGGCCACCGCACCCTCATGCGGCTGGCCCGTGAACAGGCCGACACCGTGGTGGTCAGCATCTTCGTCAACCCGCTCCAGTTCGGCCCGAACGAGGACCTGGACCGCTACCCGCGCGACCTGCCCGGCGACACCGCGCTGTGCGGTGAGGAGGACGTGGACGTGGTCTTCGCCCCTGAGGTCGCCACCATGTACCCGCTTCCGCAGATGGTCACCGTCGACGCGGGCGCCATGGGCGAACGCCTGGAGGGCGCCTCCCGCCCCGGCCACTTCACCGGTGTGCTCACCGTGGTCTCCAAGCTGTTCAACCTGGTCCGCCCGGATTTCGCCGTCTTCGGTGCCAAGGACGCCCAGCAGATCGCCCTGGTCCGCCGCCTGGTCGCCGACCTGAACCTGCCCGTGGAGATCGTCGGCGCCCCCACCCTGCGCGACCCCGACGGCCTGGCCTCCTCCAGCCGCAACGTCTTCCTTGACGCCGCCCAGCGCACCAGTGCCCTGGCCCTGTCCCGGGCCCTGCGCACGGGCGCCGAGGCCGCGCCCGCGGGCGCCGAGGCCGTCCGCGAAGCGGCTCGCGCCGTCCTGGACGAGGCCGCCGAGGCCACCCCTCCGGTCGAGCTCGACTACCTGGCGCTGGTCGACCCGGCCACCTTCGCCGACGCCCCCGCCGACCACCGGGGCGAGGCCGTCCTGGCCGTCGCCGCCCGGGTGGGCACCACCCGACTCATCGACAACGTGTCGGTCACCCTCGCGGAAAGAGACCCCAGATGA
- a CDS encoding L-aspartate oxidase → MSSAGQTRIEAPEPSWAVRADVAVVGSGIAGLSTALRYVRRTGSGRVVLVTKDRLSTGSTAYAQGGIAAAMAPEDGPVAHMVDTLLAGAGLCDPHAVNVLATEGPDALRWLIGLGAEFDRDDDGELSLTREGGHRADRVAHAGGDATGAEIQRALVQAVLAEERVEVVEHAIALDALRDPGSGAVHGATLHVMGEGKRDGVGAVLAPAVVLATGGMGQVFAATTNPPVSTGDGLALAARAGARLRDLEFIQFHPTVLWLGPDARGRQPLVSEALRGEGAYLVDAEGHRIMEGVHELGDLAPRDVVARTIARTMAEQDTDHVYLETRHFGRATWEKRFPTILASCRAHGIDPLDRTIPVAPAAHYASGGVEVDIDGRTGVPGLWAVGEVARTGVHGANRLASNSLLEGLVYADRIATRLADAPARDSGEAQPLGMTTPLVDPATSATVRTLMSRDAGVLRTGEGLAELVARLDDLAAPAEHVAPDVAAWEATNLLTVARLVAAAARHRTESRGSHQRADAPEPRPELRVRPVVVRLEGDSIVTTDETWQPSLPPALVAELDTIAFPLARPEAPSEGHVEARAEFTLPWTAPHQSHVDTVRRALAEDLTAGPRIDVTTVATIPADQVRTAHVVARADGTVSGLPLAELVFWLVAEGALEVSRQASDGDSVKRGDVLMTVTARTRDLLTAERTALNLLTHMSGIATATRTWTDAVVGTGARIRDSRKTTPGLRALDKYAVRCGGGVNHRYSLSDAGLIKDNHVVAAGGVGAAVRAIRERFPDLPLEVEVDRIDQIEDALAAGAEEILLDNFTVEQLTEAVALVNGRARLESSGGLTLDVAADVARTGVDYLAVGALTHSSPALDIALDLL, encoded by the coding sequence ATGAGCTCTGCCGGACAGACCCGGATCGAGGCCCCCGAACCCAGTTGGGCCGTCCGCGCCGACGTCGCGGTGGTCGGTTCGGGGATCGCGGGTTTGAGCACCGCCCTGCGCTACGTGCGGCGCACCGGGTCGGGCCGGGTCGTCCTGGTCACCAAGGACCGGCTCTCCACCGGCTCCACCGCCTACGCCCAGGGCGGTATCGCCGCGGCCATGGCGCCCGAGGACGGGCCGGTCGCCCACATGGTCGACACCCTCCTGGCCGGGGCCGGACTGTGCGACCCCCACGCGGTCAACGTTCTGGCCACCGAGGGCCCCGACGCCCTGCGCTGGCTGATCGGCCTGGGCGCGGAGTTCGACCGTGACGACGACGGCGAGCTCTCCCTGACCCGCGAGGGCGGTCACCGCGCCGACCGGGTGGCCCACGCGGGCGGTGACGCCACCGGCGCCGAGATCCAGCGCGCCCTGGTCCAGGCCGTCCTGGCCGAGGAGCGCGTCGAGGTCGTCGAGCACGCCATCGCCCTGGACGCCCTGCGCGACCCGGGCAGCGGCGCGGTGCACGGCGCCACCCTGCACGTCATGGGTGAGGGGAAGCGCGACGGCGTCGGCGCCGTCCTGGCCCCCGCGGTCGTGCTGGCCACCGGCGGCATGGGGCAGGTCTTCGCCGCCACCACCAACCCGCCCGTGTCCACCGGGGACGGGCTCGCCCTGGCCGCCCGGGCCGGGGCCCGCCTGCGCGACCTGGAGTTCATCCAGTTCCACCCCACGGTCCTGTGGCTGGGCCCGGACGCGCGCGGCCGCCAGCCGCTCGTCTCCGAGGCCCTGCGCGGCGAGGGCGCCTACCTCGTGGACGCCGAGGGTCATCGGATCATGGAAGGGGTGCACGAGCTCGGCGACCTCGCCCCGCGCGACGTCGTGGCCCGCACCATCGCCCGAACCATGGCCGAGCAGGACACCGATCACGTCTACCTGGAGACCCGCCACTTCGGCCGGGCCACCTGGGAGAAGCGGTTCCCGACCATCCTGGCCTCCTGCCGCGCCCACGGCATCGACCCGCTCGACCGGACCATCCCGGTCGCCCCGGCCGCGCACTACGCCTCCGGCGGCGTGGAGGTCGACATCGACGGCCGCACCGGGGTCCCCGGCCTGTGGGCCGTCGGCGAGGTCGCCCGCACCGGCGTGCACGGGGCCAACCGCCTGGCCTCGAACTCCCTGCTGGAGGGACTGGTCTACGCCGATCGGATCGCCACCCGGCTGGCCGACGCCCCGGCACGGGATTCGGGTGAGGCGCAGCCCCTGGGCATGACCACACCGTTGGTCGACCCGGCCACCTCCGCCACGGTCCGTACCCTGATGTCCCGCGACGCCGGGGTCCTGCGCACCGGCGAGGGCCTGGCCGAACTCGTGGCCCGGCTCGACGACCTGGCAGCCCCCGCCGAGCACGTCGCCCCCGACGTCGCCGCCTGGGAGGCCACCAACCTGCTCACCGTGGCCCGCCTCGTGGCCGCCGCCGCCCGGCACCGCACCGAGAGCCGGGGCTCCCACCAGCGCGCCGACGCACCCGAACCCCGACCCGAGCTGCGCGTGCGGCCCGTGGTCGTCCGACTGGAAGGGGACTCGATCGTGACCACCGACGAGACCTGGCAGCCCTCCCTCCCGCCCGCCCTCGTGGCCGAGCTCGACACCATCGCCTTCCCCCTCGCCCGGCCGGAGGCCCCAAGCGAAGGGCACGTCGAGGCGCGCGCCGAGTTCACCCTCCCGTGGACCGCCCCGCACCAGTCCCACGTGGACACCGTCCGCCGCGCCCTGGCCGAGGACCTCACCGCGGGCCCGCGCATCGACGTCACCACGGTGGCGACCATCCCCGCCGACCAGGTCCGTACCGCCCACGTGGTGGCTCGCGCAGACGGCACCGTCAGCGGCCTCCCCCTCGCCGAGCTCGTCTTCTGGCTGGTCGCCGAGGGCGCCCTGGAGGTCTCCCGGCAGGCGTCGGACGGTGACTCCGTCAAGCGCGGCGACGTCCTCATGACCGTCACCGCCCGCACCCGCGACCTGCTCACCGCGGAGCGCACCGCGCTGAACCTGCTCACCCACATGTCCGGCATCGCCACCGCCACCCGCACCTGGACGGACGCGGTGGTCGGGACCGGAGCGCGCATTCGGGACAGCCGAAAGACCACCCCGGGGCTGCGCGCCCTCGACAAGTACGCGGTGCGCTGCGGCGGCGGGGTCAACCACCGCTACAGCCTCAGCGACGCCGGACTGATCAAGGACAACCACGTGGTCGCCGCCGGGGGAGTGGGCGCGGCGGTCCGCGCCATCCGCGAGCGCTTCCCCGACCTTCCGCTGGAGGTCGAGGTGGACCGGATCGACCAGATCGAGGACGCGCTGGCCGCCGGGGCCGAGGAGATCCTGCTCGACAACTTCACTGTGGAGCAGCTGACCGAGGCGGTGGCCCTGGTCAACGGCCGGGCCCGGCTGGAGTCCAGCGGCGGACTCACTCTCGACGTCGCCGCCGACGTCGCCCGCACGGGTGTGGACTACCTGGCCGTCGGCGCGCTCACGCACTCCAGCCCGGCACTGGATATCGCGCTCGACCTGTTGTGA
- a CDS encoding type III pantothenate kinase gives MLLAIDVGNSETVLGLFEADDLLEHWRVGTDTRRTADEWAVVLRGLIDGSSLSNLTEVEGIAMCCSVPSVQHEMRDMFRRHFGDLPAVIVEPGVKTGVPIRMDNPKEVGSDRIINALAASHLYGGPSVVVDFGTATTFDAVSVKGEYVGGAIAPGIDISVDALSRRGAQLHMVEIVKPRAAIAKNTTEALRSGIVFGFAGQVDGIVDRMVGELTDNPDDVTVVATGGLASTVVGECETVDVHEPWLTLIGLRLVFERNTG, from the coding sequence ATGCTGCTCGCGATCGACGTCGGTAACTCCGAGACGGTCCTTGGTCTGTTCGAGGCCGACGACCTTCTCGAACACTGGCGGGTGGGAACCGACACCAGGCGCACGGCGGACGAGTGGGCCGTGGTCCTGCGCGGGCTCATCGACGGTAGCTCCCTGAGCAACCTGACCGAGGTCGAAGGCATCGCGATGTGCTGCTCGGTCCCCTCCGTCCAGCACGAGATGCGGGACATGTTCCGCCGTCACTTCGGTGACCTGCCCGCGGTGATTGTCGAACCCGGTGTGAAGACGGGCGTGCCGATCCGGATGGACAACCCCAAGGAAGTGGGCAGCGACCGGATCATCAACGCGCTGGCCGCCAGCCACCTCTACGGGGGGCCGAGCGTGGTGGTGGACTTCGGCACCGCGACCACCTTCGACGCGGTCAGCGTCAAGGGCGAGTACGTGGGCGGGGCCATCGCCCCGGGGATCGACATCTCGGTGGACGCCCTCTCCCGGCGCGGGGCTCAGCTGCACATGGTGGAGATCGTCAAGCCGCGCGCGGCCATCGCCAAGAACACCACGGAGGCGCTGCGTTCGGGAATCGTCTTCGGTTTCGCCGGTCAGGTGGACGGGATCGTCGACCGCATGGTCGGCGAGCTCACTGACAACCCGGACGACGTCACCGTGGTGGCCACCGGCGGCCTGGCCTCGACGGTGGTGGGCGAGTGCGAGACGGTCGACGTCCACGAGCCCTGGCTCACCCTGATCGGCCTGCGGCTGGTCTTCGAACGCAACACGGGCTGA